AAAATGATTTTgttattcaaattttttattgcatTTATGGCTtctttcatattataaaaagtaaCAAATCCAGATCCTCGCGACTTACTTCTTCtatcttttaatattattaatgaaTCACATTTTCCAAAATTACTAAACAAAGTATGCATGTCTTTTTCTGTTGTTATTGGTGCTAAATTAccgaaaaataattttattacaatatcatcattttcatttatctCATTCACTTTAATCGTAGTGCTATCCTTTGATTTCATTATATCATAAGGCATATTCATGTTTACATCTTCGAACATAGACAtctgttttaaaaatagcaTATTATCAccaccatttttattatgtattcCATTAGACATTGcatttgttatattattagaGTTGTCACTAAGCATGGCATTGTGCATTTCACTATCTGTAACATTCAATAGTACACTGTTCGTGTCATTATAAAGGCCATTATTCGCATCACTATGTAATGCACTAACTATGCCTGTAGatattgaattatttacacCATTATTCCCATTGTTATCATGCATAAAACAACTAACGTAATGGGTATCTCTTCTTTCATTTAATGTGTAATTCTCAAAATTATCcatatcatttttgttttgatatgtatttttttttgaaaatacatttttcattaatgaATTTGGTATTTTAATGCCATCCATTTGAACATTACTGATATGTGTATTCATATGATCATTTGAATAGtctttattatacataaaattttcattcgtatgtataaaattattactatGCATTGTTTGGGGTATATAATTAACATTTtgcaataatatatcattattattttgtaacaAAAAGGCGTCTTTTAAGTTATCATTCGAAATATTACTAGTTTCTTCATTCGTATTTATACtactataaatataatcttTACGCATATGACTTTGCTCGCTATTTATGTCATCCATCAATAGTTcgttcatattattttcattaaaataatcatCTTTCGTATTATTtctaattattttattatttttctccataaaatttatattttttattttatttgatattaATTCCTTTCTATGAACACCTTTGCAGAAATTAATTCTTAAAACATTGTCTTTCCTTGCATTAATGCTATCAATATTGTTAATATGGTTATTcctaatattattatcattacgATTAATGAGAGAATTGTTATTGATGCTACAGATAttcttattaatatttttgctaTGGTTgctgttatttttatactcTCCTTTTCTGAAGCACTCCTTTTTACCATCCGATTTTTCCAAATTCTCAATAGTAAAATAATCATCAtaaatcatattatttgcatatattcTTTCATCGGTATTGCttctcaaaaaaaattctgatttattttttatgtgttCTATATTGGGGTAGAAATGTCTTTGATTGCTATTCAGGTAAAAAATTTCTTTCAAAttgttgtatttttttaacttgcTTGGGTTATTTTCTATTCTATGAATTTTGCaattttctttcttttcatGGAGATTTTTTGGGCTTATTTGCATTATATTCTTGGTATCACATCTGTACATATTATTGCCACTCATTCTATAActgttcatattattaacacctatattgttattaatattattacttaTGTCCCTATTAGGCCCTTTACTAAATGCATTACTGAATGCACTGTTTAGAGAATTATTCTGGGgtattttacttttaaaatcatttatatatgaattcTTGTCTCTATATTCCTTCTCAATATCTTgattattaaaatgatGATCTACATTATCATTTCTATTTTggttattcattttttcccCATCTTTCATTGAaactaaattatttttttttatattattaaattcattATGGCTGAACacattcatatttatattttccacaacattatcattatttctattcacttcatatttattacattcGTTATTATTTGCTGAATAACTTAGcttttcttcatttgtaaaaataaaattttcgattttctgatttattcttttattttcctgAGACTCTCCATAAAAGAATTcatgttttaataaattcttcttttcatttaatagtGTCTCAactattttgttttcatcTTCATAagttatttcatttttttttctgccATTATTTGTGCCATTTTTATGATCATTCATTATTGGCTCATTTTGAATTGCATGGGTTTTTTGCCCAGGCAACACTAcagcattattatttttaccaTTAGCAttcttataatttatgcaattattataattgcTATTGGGGTAATTTCCATAATTGCTATAATTTTTAGGTCGTTTTAATTCAATATCATCCTTACTATTGTTAgaaaattcttttttattttgaactTCTGCATTGGTTGTCGCATATTTATAGTGACAACTATTTTGTAGATGACTTTCTTCTGTGTTTCTATATGACTTCATAGAATTTGCATTAAGTGTTCTAGTTATTTCcctatgtatatattttcttgaCTCTTCAAAATgttcattatcattatgATTGCTATTATCAATAAATTTCTTAAAATTaggataatttaaaaaatcttCATTCATATTGTCACTTGAGCTATTTTCATTTGGCTCATAAAATGTGctcttcatttttatcaataaaaaggttgcaaaaaaatgaatgaaAAAAGGAAGTATAAAGGGAAAActgtaatatataaaatacaaaatatataaaatctAGAGATGCATtgtataaaagaaaaaaataataagcaactatgaaatacaaaaataatggaataatacaaaaattatgtgCAATTGTGTCTAAGTATGCATATGATAAGTGTAAATCAATACAAtactattttaataatatactttATGTATCGTCttaatttatgaatattcCGACAACACTTAAATTCTACATTATTAAAACActctatttatttaatgcatcataaatatgttCTAAAATGTttgtaatattaatatcaatattaatatatatatatatatttgcattATAGCAAAAATATACTTAAATTATCACATACTATAAGAAAATGGTGATATATACACACCTATCTATACTTATGGTCGATTATGTAGGCTTATGTTTTAAACTatacattaatatatgcGTATACATTATCACAATGTTTATACATacatgcatacatataattatatgctaGATATTCATATAAGGCTCAACATTATATGTGTGTAAATTTTCcccatatatatgtgcaaaTGAAATAGATGGGAATAATTGTCTCATAAATGATCTCTATACAGAATCGCTTTATGgttattttcttatatCAATCTTCTTTATACATATCCACAAAATGTGAATAAATGTAATTAacagtatatataaaaaattattataaaagtgtttatatgcatatacgtataataacaatataaatatagtatTTCAAAAAACATGCACTGTACAAAATTAGATAATATCGACCCTTCAAATAGGGaatacaataataaaaaatgtgaaatatatataattcatgaatagttataaatatatatgtagacttgtgtaaaataatataaagtGGATACCAAgaaaatcatttttattttatattttactttcaaggtatatattattcaatAAACATATGCAATCAAATTGGTCATAGATCACGTTGATCgaaaatgtattaaattattataatatatatataatgaaccacacacacacatacacacttaatataaataagcatattaatatttatagaataaaactgtttacaaaaaatatagaaaatcttccaaaaaaaaaaacaataaaataaaattaaaaaatatactattttatattatcatttagtatatttttatataagaaaaaaatattgaataattttttgtaaaaactAAAGAACAAATTAGTGTACAAATATCTACAAAGATTGCTTTACacataaatgaaaaagtgaacaaataaatgatcAAATTGGGGGTATATGCAAAAGAAATAAGCAAAAATTaagagaaaataataataataagttcataaaaaaatgcagaaaaaaaattgtgaaaaaattaatggaATAAAATACTTCAGAAACAATTATATCTGAACATACAGATTAACAACCAACATAAAGGCTTGCTTCATTCTgtgtattttatatgcattgGGGGAATATGTATTATGTTTCTAGctgatattataaattaaaacatatcTACCATGAAATCTTAAACccttatttaaaaatataaaactattatatgtagtattataataaaaatatatgaaaaagttAATGgggaaaaattataaaaatacataaataaaacaatgcttatatatatttttttttcaccataaaaaacacatttacaaaaatcataggtattttgtaaaatatttcaaatatacAGAATGTgaaatattgaaaaaaaaaataaagcatatataagaggaaaaaaattgataataaGAGAATGTTGTATTATATAGAAgtacaataaataaataaaataaaaaatcgtCCTCAcatgcataaatatataataagcattattatatttatattgtcaacatatattttttttataaactaTGTAGAAAAAGGCAATTTAAAcccttaaaaaatatatgctatTGTATAGAGTCAATAATATACACAGGTATTCATACAAatctatatatgcatacatgtTACATATCACAAACATAAAACCCATACATTACACATGctaatatttgtaaaagAAATCAAAAGAACAAAAAGGCTTGCttgtaaaattatgaacataatattatatatatgtaaatattatgtagtaaaaaaaaattatttattatgccGATTATGTGTTATGTGCCACCTTCAAATAGCTTTatctattttatataaaaaatttaagtaaaataaaaaaatacattcagaaaaagaataataataaaataaaaataaaaaatttataatttgtgaATAAAAAAGCCATATAataagttttaaaaaaattcaaagtTTAGCTAcctatatatttgttcatacaattgtaaaaaaaaaaaaaagtagcGGCGTGTCATTATGCTGAAAACGGTAAAATACGTGTGcgcatacatatatttatataaaatttaaaatgcTTAAATAAGAATTAATTATCAacacaattttattaataacaCCATAGTTtactaatatataatccttagtatgtttattttccatcataaatacatattttccaAAACCATAGAACTATAACTTTAAATGTTGTTTAATTTatgacaataaaaaaaaaatatagctatTTACTCATAAATTACACAGTTATATATGTTACTTTAACAATCAATCATTGTATACATACTCTTTTTAGGACCATATAAAGATTggttgtatatatataatacattgcttagacatttttttttttttttttttcgtaaattttttttattatttcaaaaatatattattttatggctagattttttttcataatttttttttttttatttttatttaaggAACAACAACATACAAGCTTGAGGTTactataaattaattaaatatgttaaaataatgtaaaagtAATGCCTTTTCAacatcattttgtttttttattataatatataattatattgcGTTTTTTTCGAATTAGAGGGAAGTAAattccaaaaaaataaaaaatgctatttaaataatattagctattaaaatataaatgcatatagAAACAATACAATGTGTTAGCATACATATTATTCAGAAAACAAATTGtggaatataatattatattatatggagaaaaaatcaatttaataattttatttaaaaaacattttattgttttattaagtatttaaaattatggttgcttttatatttaacaaTGAACAATTTGTGAAAAATAAGGTGTGTGTTTTgctaaaataaatttatcataatttcaaatgcatatatatgttaaatataaatagaaGATACTCTTTTATACCAAACAACAAGCTTAAGTGTTGAACAATGTTGTCTTgtagtattattttattatttttaaagttaTGCTACATGTATTAAAAAtctctttatatttttataagcatttaaaaatattttttctgggctttttttatattttgttaattttataacatcAAGCTTAGCATATTTTTCAGTATTTGTTTTCCTTTGAAAAAggcaaaataaatgataagaGATTTTCCCCTGGTCATTATAAGTGTAATTAAGCGCATGTAGACATTTGTTAACAATATCACTATTAACTTTTATCTACTTAAcctttttgaatatatagtTTTCGAGGAAAATACAACATAAGACTATAAATGATCatcattaaattatataaaacataaaagtTACACCGTGattaaattattgtatCAAAATATCTCAAATGTTCTTATTTTATCACCAcgtctttatatttttaaatattttccaatttaaaaaattgtattggctattaatttaatgaaGAATGAAAATGCTGttatctttttttccatttagTTAATATTTGCAATAACAATAGGTAAAACCATAAGCATGAACTTGGTTtccattaatatatatggcAATTTTACATTGGATGCATAATAGATCCATATTGActtatgtgtatatttttcaacGCATGCATtggaatattatttttctcatatatccatatactttgtttttttaattggaaaaatttattttttgtttcattgTGTGCTAAAAagtgtataaataattttagcattatactattattcatataaatgcggtattcaaatatttttccataatgtataaagtaaaaattgatgatgaattaaataaaatttaaaataaataaaatataataagatGCCCCAGTGATATGAATGTATTTTAGTGAAGCTGCAgttttatttcaaattaaaaactttaggaacaaaataaaaaagaaatatttttatgtcatgctttaatacatatatattgctaataaaattaatgtattaaatacttatatattatataaacatatattattgtattaatttgacaatgataaatttaagtattaattaaaaataaagtgaAATTGCAATACCCGAAGGGAAATcacattatcattattttttttaaagcttCACAAGCATACATAATAGAttcatgtatatttttgttttcatgtgcatataacgtactttaaatttttaatctTAAAGTtcttacataaaaaaaaaataacaatgaaaaaggaatatttcatacattaaaaaacccattatatacataaaggAGGAAGTACAATATGAATATCAATAGTTTATCAAACGTGAAAGTTTTTATGGGTTTATCATATTAAagcattatttatattacataGTCGTAGtaacaataattataatagtaataacataattaaaattgacTAATTTAATGAACAAATTAaggatatttatttttgtttttttttaaatttatcaatattgatcgattataataattaatatgaagaataatatgaacatacccaataatattaacaataacatgaataataactataacaatgaaaattataataatgttaaTAACAACTCCAGAAGcatcataaataataatttaaacatGCCTGCaggaataaataatatggcAAGCAATATGAATGATAGACCtaataatatgaagaaCTTCCCTAACGGGGTAAATGGcctaaataataatattggcAATATTAACAACCTTAATAAAATGCATAATCCGATTGGGAAAATCCATGgacatattaataatatgggtgctatgaataataatataaagcaTGGTGtgcaaaatattataaatggCATGCCAAGTGggataaataatatgcattcCAATTTGAATAACATCcctgataatataaaaaacatggCAAATGCCATGAATCCCATACCAAATAACATAAATGACATTAGGGTGAATGCAAATTATCCCATGAACAATATGAATACAAATGtcaattcaaataataacgTTAATATTCCAAATGATATGAAACACAGAATTAGAGTAAACAGCTCTGAAATAACTAACAATGTGaactttaaaaatatgatgaataacaataataatgccCATTATGGTGCTCCTGATAATTCAAACagaaatatgttttatgtaaatgacatgaaaaatgttgacaataatgttataaatatacataataaaagaaatagtACTGCTAAAGAAaagcaaaataatattcctCAATTTCGAGAAAAGGAATATCTTGAAAATGTGGGACATAGAGATaagtatttattaaataaaaatgaaactgacaaaatttatttacaaaataaacaattaaataatatgaatcaGGGAAATATCCAAAACATCAATAATAGCAATACGAGAAAAAGTAGTACAGGAAGTATTAACCGGATGATTAACAATAGTGTGCAAAacacaataaatataaattctaataataatataaacccAGTGACCAATattggaaataataatgataccaataataatattcttcaaaggaatatgaaaaatatagaaaatggcGGAATGCATAACCCCTTAAATATGAATCAAATGAATCCaatgaatttaaataaaaattttaatttcagTTCGAATGATCcacataattttaatataaacgGTGTAGcagataataaaatgaataacaAGTTTAAAGATCCAAATTAcaacaatataaataaaaatattaatgtaCCATTTAACGAAGAGCCAAAATATGATCCATATAACTTAGGAAACAACATTAATCGAAACAATGGAAATAATGGTATTATGGTAGAAAAAAGTATGAACAATGCAGACCATTCTTTTTCAAAACAACATAATAGTGGCATGTTTGATGTTAAAGCACACAAAGGGAAAGAAAATTTTGgaggaataaaaaatatgaataatgcaaataaaGTTGGCCAAGacattataaatttgtctacaacaaatatgcaaaaattaaatgaaaaaaatcaaaaagcaaatggaaataataataattttatgggAAACAACGtaccaaaaaatatggaaaatgcagatttatataaattacagatgaattatgataaattaaatcCAAATGatccaaataattataatgattttataaaagaaaacagcaaaggaaaatatatatctggaaacaaatataatactaATGCAAATACTATAGGAGGAGATccatcaaaaaatataatacaaaaaatggaaaatgaattaataaataaaaaatttaacaccatcaataataataatgaaaatggtTCAAATGGTCATatgaatgaaaatatgatatatgaAGAGATcaagaaaatgaataacgcatcttttgaaaaaatggtTGGGAATGATATGCTCATGTTTAATGGGCATCGTTCCATGGAAAATGGAATAAATCAAATGGTTAATATGCAGGGTTTTAGAGATATGAAAAACATTCTTAGCATAAACAATTATCGTATGGCAAACGATAACGATCCTAgatcaaatgaaaaaaacaataatatgttCAATAATCAGAGACCTAGTTTCGAAGGCTATAATGGGACAGAAAATCTAAAAGGAACAGGAAATGAATTTGAAGagaaaaaacgaaaaaaaaaaagagaaaaaaaaaatgaaatggaaaaaaacgaaaaaaatggattgAACcgtgataaaaatttagatgacaaaaatacaataaatcAACTCATGGAATATAATGGTTTTATGCATactttaaatgaaaataatgagaGTGGTGAAATTGgccaaaatataaaaaataattcatttgaTGATATTTCTAAAAACTATATACAAGGGCAAAGTATAGGCAATGATGAAAAGGAATTAAATATAGACTccaatttaaatgaaagcatgaaaaaagaaaattatgaatatattagaaaacaaaatatgtttgaaaattatgaaaatatgaataatttaaaaaatgcatttttGGAAGGAGatcaaaatatgttaaataataatgatatctttaataaaataaatttcaaatttcaaaaaaaaaaaagtgatgATTCATATGAAAATGCAAATATGTTTCCAAATGGTCAAAACGATGAAGATAAAAAGTTAATGGTATTGTCTCGATTGTTTGGGAATGTTATGGGTgaaaatgcaaataataataacaatgatgataatacacaaacacaaaatgaaaataatatgaataataatggcAAATTGTCCAATATTCGAAAAATGAATAGCAATACTCTTGAACTAGAgttgtataaaaatatgcctCTAGATACTatgttaaataaattaaactTAGATAAGAATAttcttaatatattaaaagataaaataaataatattaacagAAACattaatgtaaatatatgttcTACTCCCATGGAAACACCAGAAGAACCaattaaaatggaaaatatagacttattaaaattaataaatttatttgatgaatttttaaattggtctgaaaataatttatatcaaattaagtcgcaattatataatattgcattttgtttattattagaattatatatattaatattagcAAATAGATTTTCCATGCTAAtagattttaaaaataaatatttaaagaacTTCGAAGCCTACCATCCCGTAATTAAATTTCTATCCAATTGTGTTAGTTTGAATcaaatttttgaaatttcTCTTCTTCGttttaaagaaaagaatGCCAAGCACATCGCTTACATGAACAAGTAATACCCTCTTTTCAATTATcctcattaaaaaaatccaTATTTTATCAGTTATACTTCGCACGATTTGATGTGCATATCTGTATTATCACCTTCATTgacatatatgcataaactttttttcttaGATTGGGGAAAGCATCTCTCATGCATTATTTAAGTGTCTATGGGAGTATtccattatataatttaattatgactaaaataaaaataatagaaatagatgatgcaaataaaaattttaatttttttcatgaatttatttctatgaattttttatataatggaAATTTAAACTACCCAGTTCAATGGAATTTACCttctatttattttattaaagaCGTATCAGAAACTCAAAATGTAgggaagaaaataaaaacatccATATATTACTTCATGATCATGTTTATGtttgatataattttatgataaaaaattatatattactatttctatatattccatttttatcgatatatttacatatttctttaaaaatttcaGGATGATAACATAAAATCTACAAAGgataaagaagaaaattgCTATGTTccaaatgaaaatagtgatgcttattattactataagtatataataaaaatgcagGCAGATAATCGATTAAaagttacaaaaaataggaTGCCAAGTATGTTATATTACTGCTTGAACAATTGTACCGATATGACTTGTGCAGAAATTTCATCATTTGATGGATCATTAGTTGCTACTGCtcattcaaataatataataaaactatggaatatcaaaaaatcgcaaatgaataaaataaaagaaaaacaaaaagataTGGAAATTGATAATAACGAAAATGTAgacgaaataaaaaattatagtaatatagaagaaaataaaccagattctatatatttagatGATCAAGATGAAAATGGAATAGCTAAATTATATggaaatatgcataatgtATCTAGTTTATCTTTTGgagaaacaaataaaattttattatcaggaaatttaaatggtgatatatatttatatagtaCAATAAGTAATAGAAATTATGTTAAATATTCAGGTGGACATACACCTATATGGTCTATAGATACAGCTTTTTTaggttattttttttgtacaaGTGAGGATGATGGAAATCTAAGAATTTATTCAACTAATAAAACATACCCTCTTgtaacatataaatataattgtacATCAAACATATGCAAATATCACTACAATAATACGATCGTTGCAAGTGGATATTATGGTATACATCTTTTCAGCTTTACTTTgcatatatgaaataaaaatagctattttataatagctattttataatagctattttatgattagtcaaatataaatttatacatttttctcTTCTTTATATCCAGATAATTATGTTCATTTGTACGACGTTAGAATGAACTCCTTTATAAAAAGATTTAAGAATAATTACCCAAGTAGTCATGGAGTGACTTCTTTGagtttttcaaaaaatggaagACTTCTTTCTTTTGGAGGTATTATTTCATTGATTTTATCAGCTTGGCGATTTGCTTATAACTttctaatatatatataaagggATAAATGATGcatgtttatttatatttgcatatttgctatatattttagaaTTGACATAATgtaatgcatattatttcgAGTTTTGTGcacatatatgaatatatattttttttatttttaatcatATTATAGGAGGATACACAAATAACATAAATGTTATAGACCTTGTAGCtgataaatttattgaTGTCGAACCAAAGCAGTTTATTAATACCAAGGGATATAGTATGGGGGATTATTATAGTAGTTCAAAATCCGAAGAGAATCATTTAGGTTTTTATCCTTTGCCGAATGAAagtgaaaaattattaatgcataaaaatattgacgAGTAtgaagataaaatattaagtaTCGATTTTAGTTATGACAACAATCTTTTAGTTTCCATGTCTTGTGATAGTCACAtagatttttataattgttcGAAAGGTTAGAATATGAGaaaattacataaaaaaacaaacacATAAAATTCTTTATTCCCATAGATTAcagatatatattaattaccACCACAtgttttttacatatatgcttttattttcatgcCTTTTTAGCATCGAAAGAATTAAAGAATCCCCTCGCAGAGAAAAAACGAATTAAATCAGGAAaagacaataaaaataatagtccATATGTCCGATTGTCGAAATCATATGGTGTTAATTATTCGAATTTAATATCTGCGAAGTTTACACCAGAAAATGTTCTTCTTTTATTCGGTAAATAACATGTTTCTTtacgaaataaatattttattaatcaaaatatatgcacttatatacataatgcATTTACACACACCTTTTTCTCTTTAGGAATTAATACCTTAATATGATAGCAAGATAATCAGTTCAATTATTTTCTCAATTTCctccattttttgtttcaatgtttttttagaccaatatattgttaaataatttttttttgtagcacatttatattaagaTAAATTCCactaattttataattggggtgtttagaaaatttatgtgcatatatatatttttatatctacttccgaattttcttttttaaatttacattttttctacatccacttttataaaaatcatttgtattttttgatatattcgCATTTCACAacccattttttttcatgtatTATCCATATTCCTATAtggtatataaataaacactattttaatgtatttgattaatattacatttaaaagttaaaaaaaaaacaacataGAATAAATTTCCatgatttatattatatttataactatgtacaaaattatttctttattttttaaaatttttttaatattaaaaacggtgtagaaaataatattttaacaataattaaatacTATTATATTACATCTATTTATAGTACAAATGAATGTTATAtcttaatgaaaaaatggaaaaaataaaa
This sequence is a window from Plasmodium chabaudi chabaudi strain AS genome assembly, chromosome: 7. Protein-coding genes within it:
- a CDS encoding RNA-binding protein, putative, yielding MKSTFYEPNENSSSDNMNEDFLNYPNFKKFIDNSNHNDNEHFEESRKYIHREITRTLNANSMKSYRNTEESHLQNSCHYKYATTNAEVQNKKEFSNNSKDDIELKRPKNYSNYGNYPNSNYNNCINYKNANGKNNNAVVLPGQKTHAIQNEPIMNDHKNGTNNGRKKNEITYEDENKIVETLLNEKKNLLKHEFFYGESQENKRINQKIENFIFTNEEKLSYSANNNECNKYEVNRNNDNVVENINMNVFSHNEFNNIKKNNLVSMKDGEKMNNQNRNDNVDHHFNNQDIEKEYRDKNSYINDFKSKIPQNNSLNSAFSNAFSKGPNRDISNNINNNIGVNNMNSYRMSGNNMYRCDTKNIMQISPKNLHEKKENCKIHRIENNPSKLKKYNNLKEIFYLNSNQRHFYPNIEHIKNKSEFFLRSNTDERIYANNMIYDDYFTIENLEKSDGKKECFRKGEYKNNSNHSKNINKNICSINNNSLINRNDNNIRNNHINNIDSINARKDNVLRINFCKGVHRKELISNKIKNINFMEKNNKIIRNNTKDDYFNENNMNELLMDDINSEQSHMRKDYIYSSINTNEETSNISNDNLKDAFLLQNNNDILLQNVNYIPQTMHSNNFIHTNENFMYNKDYSNDHMNTHISNVQMDGIKIPNSLMKNVFSKKNTYQNKNDMDNFENYTLNERRDTHYVSCFMHDNNGNNGVNNSISTGIVSALHSDANNGLYNDTNSVLLNVTDSEMHNAMLSDNSNNITNAMSNGIHNKNGGDNMLFLKQMSMFEDVNMNMPYDIMKSKDSTTIKVNEINENDDIVIKLFFGNLAPITTEKDMHTLFSNFGKCDSLIILKDRRSKSRGSGFVTFYNMKEAINAIKNLNNKIILSGAHKPLEVRFPENKEEKKLRTKLLNAAKWKGKKIAPSGCLPINTEDILNQNTINLNSSSNISAFNANDSSYFISENDNTSYIHKDPNNWLYNNNDELGCSSVDQLGVTNVSSFYRQNEENMGFKSLENLNCGNNYSELQKTISETTNDTINGDYYNRFDYGHEKDRYNSFDLKKEDNVSGDMNIDLLMQEKNYSNLLPQFLFDNKFSEKLGENSFEEMLDLFTYDSNNANNNNNSNNSDLGGKEFINKHILNENDDRTSNNIIMPDIGLKPESIHGYQHIEMGKSASSINNANMKISNIMAGNNNNTYANNYYMNNNCNMNRYANGEEEDYNNLCFSKACNKFEKRMPHGDDADMFLSSCIGTNCTFIDEKDRSYKDHYEGNESYVKEKLYEKKTSNICNSSNSNITDKFCQRDFQNIPEEIDDIVNEDNDINSIYESNTNCDGYNGYNNINVHCLGFKLSHLLRTNDDVLLKNNSNNTCSANSDQIENKENNIIINDYRKKRIEGKRDNNIYNMGDPNPNNIPNKLIDDNNKFNNNNFEFNDNLSDEMLKNMISIYATNKSSIFTSHMFNYLNNVLCEINNALEIFNKFNVKDSIKNINDRKKFKK